In Aciduliprofundum sp. MAR08-339, a single window of DNA contains:
- a CDS encoding ATP-dependent DNA helicase, with product MEFPYEFRKVQRTIVRDIENALENSFHMVFEAPTGSGKTIATLYPSVKYALKHGMKILYLVHTNSQEQQVIKEAKKLGVSVVAMQGRSHLCPLSREREDMKDGTPEELALLCGKLKKDVLSGKDEACPYFSNYIERGEKLRKIIMEGHPAEEIFLIGKEMEICPYEALKDSIQEATVVVFPYIYFFYPFIRRSILDKMGVSLQEMILIVDEAHNIPEFARELQSMELSVKSLESMEREALEFGNPQVLGHNLADLAEFLKEAIYSMEKFVQDEEGIIPDYAFEDSLSLLLGTGINSIEELAKNLIYYGEMVREERIKKRKLPRSHIHHAGSFLHLWKRSYSYEYVRLVRWSSNPSLEIYSMDPSLVTEVLLGVHSSIHLSGTLQLEEYRNLVGLPEKTMVKRYPWPFPRENLKVLYVDDVTTKYGEVEKHIERYAEYIEEIISMGRNTAIFFPSYSILSKIRELIGMEVMAEERGMKTYRLHGMIEKFRSEGGTLLSVIGGRVFEGLDFPGEQLEIVAIVGIPYPKPTPKLRTLEMYYDSKFGNGWEYTFRTPALIKMRQAIGRLIRGPKDRGIAIILDKRAASFRREIPMQKAENIKEEIENFFRK from the coding sequence GTGGAATTCCCATATGAGTTCAGGAAAGTGCAGCGCACAATTGTAAGGGACATTGAAAACGCACTGGAGAATTCTTTTCACATGGTTTTCGAGGCTCCAACAGGCTCCGGAAAAACCATAGCAACCCTATATCCCTCTGTAAAATATGCCCTTAAACACGGTATGAAGATACTGTATCTCGTGCATACAAATTCTCAGGAGCAGCAGGTGATAAAAGAGGCAAAGAAACTCGGAGTTAGTGTTGTGGCAATGCAGGGAAGATCCCACCTATGCCCCCTATCAAGAGAAAGAGAAGATATGAAGGACGGCACTCCAGAGGAACTCGCCTTACTATGCGGCAAACTTAAAAAGGATGTTCTCAGCGGAAAAGATGAGGCATGCCCATATTTCAGTAACTACATTGAGCGGGGTGAAAAACTTAGAAAAATAATAATGGAGGGGCACCCTGCGGAGGAAATTTTCCTCATTGGAAAGGAGATGGAAATATGCCCCTATGAGGCCCTTAAGGATTCCATTCAGGAGGCCACTGTTGTGGTTTTTCCCTACATCTACTTTTTTTACCCATTCATAAGAAGAAGCATACTGGATAAGATGGGAGTCTCCCTTCAGGAGATGATACTGATCGTGGACGAGGCCCACAACATCCCTGAATTTGCAAGGGAACTCCAGAGCATGGAACTATCAGTTAAATCGCTGGAGAGTATGGAAAGGGAAGCCCTTGAGTTCGGAAATCCCCAGGTACTTGGGCATAATCTCGCCGACTTGGCCGAGTTTTTGAAAGAGGCAATATACAGCATGGAGAAATTCGTGCAGGATGAGGAGGGGATAATACCAGATTATGCATTTGAAGATTCGCTATCCCTGCTTCTTGGAACGGGCATAAACAGTATTGAAGAACTTGCAAAAAACCTCATTTATTATGGAGAGATGGTAAGGGAAGAGAGAATCAAAAAAAGGAAACTTCCAAGATCCCACATTCACCACGCAGGCTCATTTCTACACCTCTGGAAGAGAAGCTATTCCTACGAATACGTAAGGCTCGTTAGATGGAGTAGCAATCCTTCCCTTGAAATTTATTCAATGGATCCTAGCCTGGTTACCGAGGTTCTGTTGGGGGTGCATTCCTCCATTCACCTTTCGGGCACCCTGCAACTTGAAGAGTACAGAAATCTTGTGGGGCTTCCTGAGAAAACCATGGTTAAGAGGTACCCCTGGCCCTTTCCAAGGGAGAATTTAAAGGTGCTTTATGTGGACGACGTGACCACAAAGTACGGAGAGGTTGAAAAACACATCGAGAGGTACGCGGAATACATTGAGGAAATAATATCCATGGGAAGAAACACCGCCATATTCTTCCCCTCCTATTCAATTCTCTCAAAGATAAGGGAACTGATAGGTATGGAGGTTATGGCCGAAGAGAGGGGAATGAAAACGTACAGATTGCACGGTATGATTGAGAAATTCAGGAGCGAGGGAGGAACACTTTTATCAGTGATTGGTGGACGGGTATTTGAGGGACTCGATTTTCCAGGGGAGCAGCTTGAAATCGTGGCAATAGTGGGAATTCCCTATCCAAAACCAACCCCCAAACTCAGGACCCTTGAAATGTACTACGATTCGAAATTTGGAAACGGATGGGAATACACATTTAGAACACCTGCTTTGATAAAGATGAGACAGGCAATTGGCCGTTTAATAAGAGGTCCAAAGGACAGGGGAATCGCAATAATCCTGGATAAGAGAGCGGCCTCTTTCAGAAGGGAGATACCCATGCAAAAGGCAGAGAACATAAAAGAGGAAATTGAGAATTTTTTCAGGAAATGA
- a CDS encoding tetratricopeptide repeat protein, with translation MEQWEEDVQKYLQMGLYQPALELIEEVLKKGRDKKALTYKAYILRSMDDDEGALEIVDELLKEGEDEDLLLLKGMILFDNENYKDAAKYFRRVTEMDPENIDAWYNLASCYDAQEKYDISEKYYSKLVEINPEDAEAWNNLAVSQLFQEKYEKALESAEHALQIEDDYDNAWYNKGLALHYLERYKEAIKAFKKCIDISDDPDAWYAMGISYANMDMIEEAKRALREALRRSPDDDEIREALEGLENGQ, from the coding sequence ATGGAGCAATGGGAAGAGGACGTTCAAAAATACCTTCAGATGGGGCTTTATCAGCCAGCGCTTGAACTCATAGAGGAAGTTCTGAAAAAGGGGCGGGATAAAAAGGCCCTCACCTACAAGGCCTATATATTAAGGTCCATGGACGATGACGAAGGGGCCCTTGAGATTGTGGATGAACTGCTTAAAGAGGGCGAGGATGAGGATCTCCTGCTTTTAAAGGGAATGATTCTCTTTGATAATGAGAACTACAAAGATGCGGCCAAGTACTTCCGCAGGGTGACTGAAATGGACCCTGAAAATATAGATGCATGGTACAATCTCGCATCCTGCTATGATGCCCAGGAAAAATATGACATTTCTGAGAAGTACTACTCAAAATTGGTGGAGATCAATCCGGAGGATGCCGAGGCATGGAACAACCTCGCGGTTTCCCAGCTCTTTCAGGAGAAGTACGAGAAAGCCCTTGAATCCGCAGAGCATGCGCTCCAAATTGAAGATGATTACGATAACGCTTGGTACAACAAGGGTCTGGCGTTACACTATCTTGAAAGGTATAAGGAGGCAATAAAAGCTTTTAAAAAATGCATAGATATTTCGGACGACCCGGATGCCTGGTACGCCATGGGTATTTCCTATGCCAATATGGATATGATTGAAGAGGCAAAGCGTGCCCTGAGGGAGGCGCTGAGAAGAAGTCCTGATGATGATGAGATTCGAGAAGCCCTAGAGGGTCTGGAGAATGGACAGTAA
- a CDS encoding GtrA family protein, producing MDSKNELITFIKFTLVGILGAGVGSLIIMEATHRLPPEASPYAFILPYLLSVEAGILVTFYPNDVWVFRKEKYKLTMWQRLVAYHIALFGGFVVQTLVFGVLLILSLPIKIAYFGGVGGAALWNYLVSRKAVFAEEGGRDENSGIRSRISGKRLGSNTLQKK from the coding sequence ATGGACAGTAAAAATGAATTGATCACCTTCATAAAATTTACCCTTGTGGGAATTTTAGGTGCAGGGGTTGGCTCGCTGATTATAATGGAGGCAACTCATAGATTACCTCCAGAGGCCAGTCCATACGCATTTATACTGCCTTATCTCCTGTCCGTGGAGGCCGGAATTTTGGTAACATTCTATCCCAATGATGTTTGGGTTTTCAGGAAAGAGAAATATAAACTGACCATGTGGCAGAGGTTGGTGGCATATCATATTGCACTTTTCGGCGGTTTTGTTGTTCAGACCCTTGTGTTTGGCGTATTGTTGATTCTATCCTTACCCATTAAAATTGCCTATTTTGGTGGAGTTGGTGGTGCAGCCCTGTGGAACTATCTGGTGAGCAGGAAGGCCGTGTTCGCTGAGGAGGGAGGTAGGGATGAAAATAGCGGTATTCGGAGCAGGATCTCTGGGAAGCGTCTTGGGAGCAATACTCTCCAGAAAAAATGA
- a CDS encoding ketopantoate reductase family protein has protein sequence MKIAVFGAGSLGSVLGAILSRKNDVLLITRGEHLRAIQENGLRVEGMVNDLFHIDALDHYPGGFDLLILTVKAYQTESAAEEIKKQYDGEPVITFQNGVGVVDILKKYGFDVIPGVTTMGATRTLPGVVMYAGYGDTFIGEENGRFSERVIHFAENFTECGLRVEVVNDIMERRWVKAAINACINPLTAIMRVPNGKLADKELVEIVKCVADECSAVLSDMGIYADVFSLAMDVIEKTAKNRSSMLQDIEMGRKTEIDFITGPFIQGMCNKMLYHMVKFMEK, from the coding sequence ATGAAAATAGCGGTATTCGGAGCAGGATCTCTGGGAAGCGTCTTGGGAGCAATACTCTCCAGAAAAAATGATGTTCTTCTCATAACAAGAGGAGAGCATTTAAGGGCCATACAGGAGAATGGATTGCGGGTTGAGGGCATGGTCAATGATTTATTTCACATTGATGCACTGGACCATTACCCTGGTGGTTTTGATCTCCTCATTTTGACGGTAAAGGCCTACCAAACAGAGAGTGCGGCGGAGGAGATAAAAAAGCAGTATGATGGAGAGCCAGTGATAACATTTCAGAATGGTGTTGGTGTTGTTGATATTCTAAAAAAATATGGTTTTGATGTAATACCTGGAGTTACGACCATGGGCGCAACCAGAACCCTGCCAGGTGTGGTTATGTATGCCGGATACGGCGATACTTTTATTGGAGAGGAAAATGGAAGGTTTAGTGAGAGAGTTATTCATTTTGCTGAAAATTTTACAGAATGTGGGTTGAGGGTTGAGGTTGTTAACGATATAATGGAAAGAAGGTGGGTTAAAGCAGCCATAAACGCCTGTATAAATCCTTTAACCGCCATAATGCGTGTTCCCAACGGAAAACTTGCTGATAAAGAGCTTGTTGAGATAGTAAAATGCGTGGCTGATGAGTGCTCCGCAGTTCTTTCCGATATGGGCATTTATGCGGATGTGTTCTCGCTCGCCATGGATGTAATTGAAAAAACCGCTAAAAATCGGTCCAGTATGCTGCAGGATATTGAGATGGGTAGAAAGACGGAGATAGATTTTATCACCGGACCATTTATTCAGGGTATGTGCAATAAAATGCTTTACCACATGGTCAAATTTATGGAAAAATGA
- a CDS encoding GtrA family protein, producing MDIEDKVRKKLENCDLVLVYRESIKSRIIMMLVKTIFPGIQYNPLSPVFGYHGEVYGTEKDENLTKILLDGKFKNVCVIDENVKGNKRRVRDFLRMMREYGAFFVFVKYGLTGVSGVLINMVFFFLFFKILDFPDIPSLVLAIELSIIITFLMNNYWVFSSRIYSRSVWWRMAAYHFTLIMGIIINVGTYWLLKTMGIHYMLADFVGIVLASLWNFYLTNAHVFFAKYQKQK from the coding sequence ATGGATATTGAAGATAAGGTCAGAAAAAAACTGGAAAATTGCGATCTTGTTCTGGTTTACAGGGAGAGTATCAAGAGCAGAATCATTATGATGCTCGTTAAAACAATTTTTCCAGGGATCCAGTACAATCCCCTATCTCCTGTCTTTGGGTATCACGGCGAGGTTTATGGCACCGAGAAGGATGAAAATCTAACAAAAATTTTGCTGGACGGGAAATTCAAAAATGTATGTGTGATTGATGAGAATGTAAAGGGAAACAAAAGGCGTGTGCGGGATTTTCTCAGGATGATGAGAGAGTATGGGGCATTTTTTGTGTTCGTAAAGTACGGTTTAACGGGAGTTTCAGGCGTTCTGATAAACATGGTGTTTTTCTTTTTGTTCTTCAAAATTTTGGATTTTCCCGATATACCCTCATTGGTCTTGGCCATTGAATTAAGCATCATAATTACCTTTCTTATGAACAATTACTGGGTATTTTCCAGCAGGATTTACTCGCGCTCTGTCTGGTGGAGGATGGCCGCCTACCATTTCACGCTTATTATGGGCATAATCATAAATGTGGGGACCTACTGGCTTCTCAAGACGATGGGCATACATTACATGCTCGCCGATTTTGTTGGCATAGTACTTGCAAGTTTGTGGAACTTCTATTTAACCAACGCCCATGTGTTCTTTGCAAAGTATCAGAAACAAAAGTGA
- a CDS encoding DUF4405 domain-containing protein → MGKIVYARATTSTFLFISFFVVFFTGVGLYISPSGRLARETSWSFFGLTRDALTLIHIHRLYNECSDIHPHCLKFWNVCK, encoded by the coding sequence ATGGGAAAAATTGTATACGCGAGGGCAACAACATCCACCTTCCTCTTCATTTCATTTTTTGTTGTCTTTTTCACAGGTGTGGGTCTTTACATCTCTCCGAGCGGAAGGCTGGCAAGGGAGACTTCGTGGTCATTTTTTGGATTAACCAGGGATGCTCTCACTCTTATACACATACACCGCCTTTATAATGAGTGCTCTGATATTCATCCACATTGCCTTAAATTTTGGAATGTATGCAAGTGA
- a CDS encoding DUF2202 domain-containing protein, whose amino-acid sequence MKKALMYGIAIVLAIVAVGAGAYYVISQPGAENTQESNPSGGTPEHKWTSIKEYVYSLPYQNLSKEEIQGLQYMREEEKMAHDVYIYAYHKYGTRIFKNIAKSESTHTYMVSVLLEKYNITDPAKNEPEGVFKNSTIQALYWKLVERVNESEKSALIVGANIEELDIVDIQHWLNKTDNQDIKYVYTNLTNGSGNHLRAFVSTLKRMYNYEYQPVYLGKEEYDRIISGENP is encoded by the coding sequence ATGAAAAAGGCTTTGATGTACGGAATTGCCATTGTTCTGGCAATAGTTGCTGTGGGGGCAGGTGCATACTACGTAATCTCACAGCCTGGTGCAGAGAATACGCAGGAAAGCAATCCTTCCGGAGGTACTCCTGAGCATAAATGGACCTCAATAAAAGAATATGTATATTCCCTGCCTTACCAGAATCTCAGCAAGGAGGAGATCCAGGGATTGCAGTACATGCGAGAAGAGGAAAAAATGGCCCATGATGTGTACATTTATGCATACCACAAGTATGGAACGAGAATATTTAAGAACATTGCCAAATCTGAGAGCACTCACACATATATGGTCTCTGTGCTCCTTGAGAAGTACAACATAACTGATCCTGCAAAAAACGAGCCAGAAGGTGTATTTAAAAACTCAACGATACAGGCACTCTACTGGAAACTTGTGGAAAGGGTAAACGAATCTGAAAAGAGTGCACTTATAGTGGGTGCCAATATTGAAGAACTTGATATAGTGGATATACAGCACTGGCTCAATAAAACGGACAATCAGGACATAAAATATGTTTACACAAACCTCACCAACGGCTCAGGGAACCATCTGAGAGCGTTCGTTTCCACATTGAAAAGGATGTATAACTACGAGTATCAACCTGTGTACCTGGGCAAGGAAGAGTACGACAGAATAATTAGCGGTGAAAATCCGTGA
- a CDS encoding replication factor C small subunit — MEDVWVEKYRPKNLDEVVGQKEIVERLKSYVKAKSMPHLLFAGPAGTGKTTCAIALARELFGDNWRSSFHELNASDERGIGIVRTKIKEYARTAAPNDVGFKIIFLDEADALTPDAQAALRRTMEMYSRTCRFILSCNYSSKIIEPIQSRCAVFRFTPLKAEDIKKRLRYIAENEGKEITDDALDAIVYISSGDMRKAINILQMSAAISDTIDEGTVYKATGIAKREDVEEVVKKALGGDFISARNKLNKLLVELGLSGEDVIKQIHRVIYDLPIDDRLKVELLDRTGEIEFRMVEGANERIQLDALLAYFTLAGRRENL, encoded by the coding sequence ATGGAAGATGTTTGGGTTGAGAAGTACAGGCCCAAAAACCTTGATGAGGTTGTGGGGCAGAAGGAGATTGTAGAGCGTCTCAAATCCTATGTGAAGGCAAAGAGTATGCCCCATCTTCTTTTTGCAGGTCCTGCAGGAACGGGAAAAACTACGTGTGCAATAGCCCTCGCAAGGGAGTTGTTTGGGGATAACTGGAGGTCCAGTTTTCACGAGTTGAATGCAAGTGACGAGCGAGGCATAGGGATTGTCCGAACAAAGATAAAGGAGTACGCGAGAACTGCCGCGCCCAACGATGTTGGCTTTAAAATAATTTTTCTCGATGAGGCGGATGCCCTGACTCCTGACGCTCAGGCAGCCCTAAGGCGTACCATGGAAATGTACTCTCGCACCTGCCGTTTCATTCTCTCTTGCAATTACTCCTCAAAAATAATCGAGCCCATTCAATCCCGATGTGCCGTTTTCAGGTTCACACCTCTGAAGGCTGAGGATATAAAAAAGAGGTTGAGATACATAGCGGAGAACGAAGGCAAGGAAATCACGGATGATGCCCTTGATGCCATAGTTTACATTTCATCTGGGGATATGCGCAAGGCCATAAACATTCTCCAGATGTCCGCGGCCATATCGGATACCATCGATGAGGGTACAGTTTACAAGGCTACAGGCATTGCAAAGAGGGAGGATGTTGAGGAAGTGGTAAAAAAGGCATTGGGTGGGGATTTCATATCTGCCAGAAACAAGTTGAACAAACTCCTTGTGGAGCTGGGCCTCTCTGGAGAGGATGTAATAAAGCAGATTCACCGTGTGATTTACGATTTGCCCATTGATGACAGGCTCAAGGTTGAACTACTTGATAGAACGGGAGAGATAGAGTTCAGAATGGTTGAGGGGGCCAACGAGCGTATCCAGCTTGATGCTCTCCTGGCCTATTTCACCCTTGCAGGGAGAAGAGAAAATCTCTGA
- a CDS encoding phosphomannomutase — translation MKLFGTAGIRGVTNKDITPQLAAEIGLAYGSSFSGKIAVARDNRYGAKMIEDALVSGLLGAGAEVHLLGIIPLPIFARYVADFMDGGIIVTGSHTPPHIIGIVAVDELGRDMYWDKSKKIEEIYERKDYKLVPWDRIKEPIYDDALENYMKFVEGEARGLDGYKILIDPANGAGAGIINRIFEDLGFAVRCINCDRRPVPNRPSEPRRENLVELAKLSNDFDLAIGTDVDADRVLFASSGNVYSEDSIGALLASHYARKKIVTPINSSKLIEKVANDRGFKVIYCPVGPPEIAEHILQYNADFGYEETGKYIFPPSTLWGDSVLTTLKILRIMNSTGSTLDSLLQEFPRYYQIKEKFPVEREMKRKVVERIGDFLEKNPPIGVEKILRIDGVKLIYEDSWLLIRASGTEDVIRVFSDASSEERARELVNFGLRLVRDFLFSLQG, via the coding sequence ATGAAACTCTTCGGCACTGCCGGGATAAGGGGTGTCACAAATAAAGACATAACTCCACAACTGGCAGCTGAGATAGGGCTGGCCTATGGCTCTTCATTTTCGGGAAAGATTGCCGTGGCCCGGGATAATCGTTATGGAGCAAAGATGATTGAAGACGCCCTGGTATCTGGTTTGCTTGGAGCAGGAGCGGAAGTGCACCTCCTTGGGATCATACCCCTTCCCATCTTTGCAAGATACGTGGCAGATTTTATGGACGGGGGAATCATAGTCACGGGCTCACACACACCACCCCATATAATAGGAATTGTGGCTGTGGACGAACTTGGAAGAGATATGTACTGGGACAAATCGAAAAAAATTGAAGAAATATACGAAAGAAAGGATTACAAACTTGTGCCGTGGGACAGGATAAAGGAGCCAATTTACGATGATGCCCTTGAAAATTATATGAAGTTCGTGGAAGGGGAGGCAAGGGGGCTTGATGGATACAAAATACTTATTGATCCTGCCAACGGTGCGGGGGCTGGTATCATAAACAGAATTTTTGAGGACCTGGGCTTTGCTGTGAGATGCATAAACTGCGATAGAAGGCCCGTACCCAACAGACCATCGGAGCCCAGAAGGGAAAATCTTGTAGAGTTGGCAAAATTATCCAATGACTTTGACCTGGCAATCGGAACTGATGTGGATGCAGACCGTGTTCTCTTCGCCTCCTCAGGTAATGTTTATTCTGAGGATTCAATAGGTGCACTACTGGCTTCGCACTATGCAAGAAAAAAAATTGTCACTCCAATAAATTCATCCAAACTCATTGAAAAAGTGGCCAATGATAGAGGCTTTAAGGTAATATACTGCCCGGTGGGGCCTCCTGAGATCGCAGAGCACATACTGCAATACAACGCAGATTTTGGCTACGAGGAGACCGGGAAATATATATTCCCTCCCTCAACCCTATGGGGTGATTCGGTACTGACCACCCTGAAGATTCTCAGGATTATGAACTCAACAGGTTCAACTCTGGATTCACTTCTACAGGAATTTCCGAGATATTACCAGATAAAGGAAAAATTCCCAGTTGAAAGGGAGATGAAGAGAAAAGTCGTTGAGAGAATAGGTGATTTTCTTGAAAAGAACCCGCCAATAGGTGTGGAAAAAATACTAAGGATCGATGGAGTTAAACTTATTTACGAAGATTCCTGGCTCCTCATAAGGGCATCAGGCACTGAGGATGTGATACGGGTTTTCTCCGATGCCTCATCAGAGGAGAGGGCAAGGGAACTTGTGAACTTTGGGCTTCGCTTGGTCAGAGATTTTCTCTTCTCCCTGCAAGGGTGA
- a CDS encoding phenylalanine--tRNA ligase subunit alpha gives MELSNLEKRVLLAIKEAGKDEVSTDEILEIGKFSQMVEVMNALSWLRVKGLVKIREKMDVEYCLNRDEELPEVQIYEILKERRELEIRELFKILPKNVVTVGMGHLRKMGIPLENGKLKFVNVDDEIEKRKNLLSLLRERCLKEGEVDLEIIKDLLRRKGLIKKKERIIRYVSLTNLGRKILDEGIEIKEEITQLTPELIQTGKWRDYELKRYDVGLFAPRMYSAKPHPLTQIIEKIRRIFLMMGFDEVQGEYVVSAFWDMDALFIPQDHPAREMQDTFYLKKPARIPIEDRGYMLKVKDMHENGGGISRGWRYEWSEEIAERAMLRTHTTVNSIRYLYEHRKPPVRMFSIGRVFRRENMDSTHLPEFTQIEGIYMDEDANFQVLLGILKEFYSLMGFPTIRFRPSYFPYTEPSLEVEVYYNDQWLELGGAGIFRPEVTEPLGIEYPVLAWGLGLERLAMIILGLKDIRDLYISDIDWLRNQPLLR, from the coding sequence ATGGAACTCAGTAACCTCGAAAAGCGTGTTCTCCTTGCCATCAAAGAAGCGGGCAAAGATGAGGTAAGCACCGATGAAATATTGGAAATCGGAAAATTCTCGCAGATGGTTGAGGTTATGAACGCGCTCTCCTGGCTCAGGGTAAAGGGACTCGTTAAAATAAGGGAGAAGATGGATGTGGAGTACTGCCTCAACAGGGATGAGGAATTGCCAGAGGTTCAGATATATGAAATTCTGAAGGAGAGGAGGGAGTTAGAAATAAGGGAACTGTTCAAGATCCTTCCCAAGAACGTTGTGACCGTTGGAATGGGGCATCTAAGGAAAATGGGGATCCCTCTTGAAAATGGAAAACTCAAGTTTGTGAATGTTGATGATGAGATTGAGAAAAGGAAAAACCTTTTGAGCTTGCTGAGGGAGCGGTGCTTGAAGGAGGGTGAGGTTGACCTTGAGATAATTAAGGATCTTCTTCGCAGAAAGGGGCTTATAAAGAAGAAGGAGCGCATAATAAGGTACGTCTCTCTGACGAATCTCGGAAGGAAGATTCTGGATGAGGGAATTGAGATAAAGGAGGAAATCACGCAACTCACTCCTGAATTGATTCAGACGGGAAAATGGAGAGATTACGAGTTGAAGCGTTATGATGTGGGCCTATTCGCCCCGAGGATGTACTCTGCCAAGCCACATCCCCTAACGCAAATAATAGAGAAGATTCGCAGGATATTCCTTATGATGGGCTTTGACGAGGTTCAGGGTGAGTATGTGGTCAGTGCCTTCTGGGATATGGATGCCCTTTTCATTCCGCAGGACCATCCTGCCAGGGAGATGCAGGACACCTTCTACCTTAAGAAGCCTGCAAGGATTCCAATTGAGGATCGTGGATATATGCTCAAGGTAAAGGATATGCACGAAAATGGGGGAGGTATAAGCCGTGGCTGGCGGTATGAATGGAGTGAGGAAATTGCAGAGAGGGCAATGCTCCGTACCCATACAACGGTGAATTCCATAAGGTATCTTTACGAGCATCGCAAGCCTCCTGTGCGTATGTTCTCCATCGGACGGGTATTCCGAAGGGAGAATATGGACTCCACACATCTTCCCGAGTTCACCCAGATAGAGGGCATATACATGGACGAGGATGCCAATTTTCAGGTCCTTCTGGGCATTCTCAAGGAATTCTACTCCCTCATGGGCTTTCCAACCATAAGATTTCGTCCCTCCTATTTTCCCTATACGGAGCCCAGCCTTGAGGTGGAGGTGTATTACAACGACCAGTGGCTAGAACTGGGGGGTGCGGGCATATTTCGCCCGGAGGTCACAGAGCCCCTGGGCATAGAGTATCCTGTACTTGCATGGGGCCTCGGATTGGAGAGGCTGGCAATGATAATCCTTGGTCTCAAGGACATAAGGGACCTTTACATAAGTGACATTGACTGGCTACGCAATCAGCCCTTGCTAAGATAA
- the psmA gene encoding archaeal proteasome endopeptidase complex subunit alpha, protein MQPAQMAYDRAITVFSPDGRLFQVEYARAAVKRGTTTVGLKFKDGVILMADKRIRSRLLEPKSMEKIFVIDDHIGCATSGLVGDARVLVDYARLVAQIERVTYGEGISVEHLVKRVSDYKQQYTQYGGVRPFGASLLIAGVDDRGIYLMETDPSGTIMGYKADCIGGGRETVMELFENEYREDMDFHEALMLGLKAIDMVNEEEVNPITLEIGYIKKGENFTLMSDDEVAKYVEEYKKSKESKEE, encoded by the coding sequence ATGCAACCAGCGCAGATGGCGTATGATAGGGCAATAACAGTGTTTAGTCCCGATGGAAGATTGTTTCAGGTTGAGTATGCTCGAGCAGCCGTTAAGAGGGGTACCACCACTGTGGGATTGAAGTTCAAGGATGGGGTTATCCTGATGGCGGATAAGAGGATAAGAAGCAGACTGCTTGAGCCCAAGAGCATGGAGAAGATATTTGTGATTGATGACCATATCGGGTGTGCCACCTCCGGCTTGGTAGGGGATGCCAGAGTTCTCGTGGATTATGCCCGTTTAGTTGCTCAGATCGAGCGTGTAACCTATGGGGAGGGTATATCCGTTGAACACCTGGTAAAGCGCGTAAGTGATTACAAGCAGCAGTACACCCAATATGGTGGTGTGAGACCCTTCGGGGCATCCCTCCTGATAGCCGGTGTTGATGATAGGGGGATTTACCTTATGGAGACGGATCCAAGCGGCACCATAATGGGTTATAAGGCCGACTGTATTGGAGGAGGTCGCGAAACGGTGATGGAGTTATTTGAAAATGAGTATCGTGAGGATATGGATTTCCATGAAGCACTGATGCTCGGTCTTAAGGCCATAGACATGGTCAACGAGGAGGAGGTCAATCCCATAACGCTTGAAATCGGTTACATAAAGAAGGGTGAGAATTTTACTTTGATGAGCGATGATGAAGTTGCCAAATATGTTGAAGAGTATAAGAAGAGCAAGGAAAGTAAAGAGGAGTGA